TTTCAGCCCGATAATGAGGAGGCGCTATCTCCCTTTCATCTTTGTGCGGAGGAATATAGGAAGGGACGAAAACAACCTCCTTCAAGTTCATTTTCTCTCTTACTTCTTCTGCAATCCTTAAATGCCCTATATGGATAGGATTGAATGTGCCTCCTAAGATTCCAATGCGACCTTTATCTTCCATTCTATGAATTCAACTTTATATTGTCTTTTATACCCATCTCAATGATATAGACCGATTCTCTTTAATTTCTTACCTGCCCTTCCCCATATACTATAAATTTTGTCGTAGTCAACTCTTCGAGTCCCATTGGTCCTCTGCAGTGCAGTTTTTGTGTACTTATGCCCATTTCGGCTCCGAGTCCATATTCTCCGCCATCAGCAAAGCGTGTCGAAGCATTCACAAAAACCGATGAAGAATCGATTTCTCTTATAAATCGCTGAGCATTAGAGTAGTTTTCCGTAATAATGGCATCAGAATGATGTGAGCTGTATGTATTTATATGCTCGATTGCCTCATCGAGTGAATCAACAATCTTTACAGCCAATTTTAGTTCAAGAAATTCTCTGTTGAAATCTTCTTCCACTGCACTTTTTATTTTTGGGAGAATTTTTTTTGTCCTATTGCATCCCCTCATTTCAACGCCTGCATTTTGAAATTTTTTGGCTATTAGAGGCAAAAACTTTTTCGCAATATCCTTATGGACCAAGAGAGTTTCCATAGCATTACAGACACCGGGGCGCTGGACTTTTGCATTGAATGAAACATTCACAGCCATATCCAAATCAGCATAGGAGTCGACATATGTGGTGCACAATCCCTTATCATGGCATATTACCGGTATCCTTGAATTATCTTTAACGAAATTTATTAGTCCTTCACCACCTCTTGGTATTATCATATCGATATATTTGTCGAGTTTTAACATTTCAAATACTGCTCTCCTATCTATTGTATTTATTATTTGTATTGCCCCTTTAGGTATTTTGCATTTTCTCGATGCCTTTGCCAAAATATTCGCAATTGCACAATTGGAATTGAAAGCTTCACTTCCTCCCCTTAAAATTATTGCATTTCCCGATTTTATGCACAATGAAACCGCCTCTGCTGTAACTCCGGGCCTTGATTCGTAAATTATTCCAATGACTCCCACAGGCACCCGCATTCTTCCTACAAGAAGACCATTAGGTCTCTTCCACATTTTTACGATTTCACCACAAGGGTCAGGCAGGGATGCAACATTCCTTACGCTTTGGGCAAGTTTTTCTATCCGCTTCTTATCCAATTTCAACCTGTCAATCATTGCCGATGTAAGATTATTTTTCTTGGCATTTTTCAAATCTTCCTTATTTGCCTTGATGATCTTTTGATAATTTGTCTCAAGCCCCTTTGCCATTTCAAGAAGGGCTCTATTCTTGACTTCAGTTGACAAAACAGAAAGCTTCCTGCCTGCTTCTCTCGCAAGTTTTCCGTTTTTTTCAAGTTCTTTTTCAATAGACATTCAACTTATCCCCCTGCTTTAAGAATTTTTTATTTTCCAATTCAATTTATTCTATTATTACAAGATTATCCCTATGGATAACTTCATCAACATTGTCTCTGCCAAGAATCTTTTTTATCTCTGGTGACTTTTTCCCTTTGATCTTTTCAAGCTCTGAAAAGGAATAATTGACAAGTCCTCGCGCAAAGATTTCTCCATTTTCAGAGGAAATCTCTACTGAATCACCCTCTGAAAATTTGCCTTCAATCTTCTTTATGCCTGTTGCAAGGAGACTCTTACCCTTTTTTTCAAGTGCTTCCTGTGCGCCTTTGTCAACGATTATTTTGCCTTTAGCTTTCATAGTAAATCCTATCCAATGTTTCCTTCGTGTTATTCTCTCAATCTTAGGAAGAAAAAGCGTGCCGCATTCCTTGCCCGCAAAAAAATCTAATAGGATACTTCTCCTTTTCCCGCTTGCTATCAAGGTAGCCACACCCGACAGCGCTGCTTTTTTTGCCGACTGCACTTTGGCTGTCATACCTCCGCTTCCAAGGAGGCTTGTCGTTGTATCAAGCATAGTAAAGATGGATTTGTCAAACCTGTCAACGAGAGGAACAATAGATGAAACTCCCTTTGAATTTCTATTTTCTATACCGTCAACATCAGTAAGGAGTACTAACAGGTTGGCTTCAATCATATTCGCAAGAGATGCTGCTAAAAAATCATTATCTCCAAATCTGATCTCATCTACAGAAACTGTATCATTTTCATTTATGATTGGCACAACTCCATAATTCATAAGTGTGCGAATAGTATTCACGGCGTTTAAATAGCGCTTTCTCGATGTCAAGTCTTCGTGGGTCAAAAGTATCTGTCCAACTTTCATCCCATATCGTGCAAAAGCCTTTTCATAAAACTGCATCAATTTGCTTTGCCCCACTGCTGCAGCAGCTTGTTTTTCTTTGAGTGAAGAAATTTTCCCTCTTATTCCAAGATAACTTTTACCTGCAGCTATAGCACCTGATGTTACAAAAATGAAATCATATCTGTTGTTCAATTCAGCCAATTGTCTGACTATTGCATTTATTCTTCTTGAATTTATCCCATATTTCTCATCAGACAAAACAGCACTACCAACCTTGACGACAAAACGCTTAATAGATGACAAAAAACTCTGTCTATCAAAATTTTCAATTCTCATTCTTTTCTTCCCTGCTTTTGAGAATCAACTCATTTAGACGCCATATTAGTTTCTTAAGCCCTTTTTTCCTTATTGCCGAAATCGAGTACACTTCAAGGTCGCTTTTTTGTCTAATTTCATCCTCAACCTTTTTTATCTTACTCTCATCACTTTCAAGGTCAATCTTGTTCAGAGCTATAATTTGCTTTTTATTCAAAAGTTCAGGATTGTATTGGTATAGCTCAGCTTTCAAGGTCGCAAAAATCTCAATGGGACTTTTTTCTTTAAATCCTAAATAATCGATCAAATACAGTATAACACCTGTTCGTTCAATATGCTTCAAAAACCTCAAACCTAAACCTGACCCCTTATGAGCACCTTCTATCAGTCCGGGAATGTCAGCTATAACAAAGCTATTCTCTTCATCAACTTTTATTACACCAAGAGATGGTTCAAGTGTTGTAAATGGATAATCTCCAACCTTAGGATGGGCATTCGATACAACTGAAATCAAAGTGGATTTTCCTGCATTTGGAAATCCCACCAAACCAACATCTGCCATTAATTTCAATTCAAGGCGCAGAGTTCGTTCTTCACCTTTTTCACCTTCTTCAAAGGTTCTTGGCGCCTGATTTGTCGAAGATTTGAAACGGGCATTCCCTCTGCCTCCTCTACCCCCCTTTGCAACAACACATTCAGCACCTTCACAATCAAGATCAGCAATCAGCGATGAATCTTCTTTGTCATAGATAAGCGTACCTACAGGCACTAAAACAATCTTATCTTCTCCATTTTTTCCATGAAGTCCTGAACCTTTTCCATGTACACCACGGGCAGCTTTTATGTGGGGTTTATATTTGAAGTCTATCAGCGTAGACTTCCTTGAAGATGCCCTGAATATTACATCACCGCCTTTTCCGCCATCTCCGCCATCAGGTCCCCCAAAGG
Above is a genomic segment from Candidatus Schekmanbacteria bacterium containing:
- the obgE gene encoding GTPase ObgE, with amino-acid sequence MFIDEATVYVKAGDGGNGCVSFRREKFVPFGGPDGGDGGKGGDVIFRASSRKSTLIDFKYKPHIKAARGVHGKGSGLHGKNGEDKIVLVPVGTLIYDKEDSSLIADLDCEGAECVVAKGGRGGRGNARFKSSTNQAPRTFEEGEKGEERTLRLELKLMADVGLVGFPNAGKSTLISVVSNAHPKVGDYPFTTLEPSLGVIKVDEENSFVIADIPGLIEGAHKGSGLGLRFLKHIERTGVILYLIDYLGFKEKSPIEIFATLKAELYQYNPELLNKKQIIALNKIDLESDESKIKKVEDEIRQKSDLEVYSISAIRKKGLKKLIWRLNELILKSREEKNEN
- the proB gene encoding glutamate 5-kinase — encoded protein: MRIENFDRQSFLSSIKRFVVKVGSAVLSDEKYGINSRRINAIVRQLAELNNRYDFIFVTSGAIAAGKSYLGIRGKISSLKEKQAAAAVGQSKLMQFYEKAFARYGMKVGQILLTHEDLTSRKRYLNAVNTIRTLMNYGVVPIINENDTVSVDEIRFGDNDFLAASLANMIEANLLVLLTDVDGIENRNSKGVSSIVPLVDRFDKSIFTMLDTTTSLLGSGGMTAKVQSAKKAALSGVATLIASGKRRSILLDFFAGKECGTLFLPKIERITRRKHWIGFTMKAKGKIIVDKGAQEALEKKGKSLLATGIKKIEGKFSEGDSVEISSENGEIFARGLVNYSFSELEKIKGKKSPEIKKILGRDNVDEVIHRDNLVIIE
- a CDS encoding glutamate-5-semialdehyde dehydrogenase, coding for MSIEKELEKNGKLAREAGRKLSVLSTEVKNRALLEMAKGLETNYQKIIKANKEDLKNAKKNNLTSAMIDRLKLDKKRIEKLAQSVRNVASLPDPCGEIVKMWKRPNGLLVGRMRVPVGVIGIIYESRPGVTAEAVSLCIKSGNAIILRGGSEAFNSNCAIANILAKASRKCKIPKGAIQIINTIDRRAVFEMLKLDKYIDMIIPRGGEGLINFVKDNSRIPVICHDKGLCTTYVDSYADLDMAVNVSFNAKVQRPGVCNAMETLLVHKDIAKKFLPLIAKKFQNAGVEMRGCNRTKKILPKIKSAVEEDFNREFLELKLAVKIVDSLDEAIEHINTYSSHHSDAIITENYSNAQRFIREIDSSSVFVNASTRFADGGEYGLGAEMGISTQKLHCRGPMGLEELTTTKFIVYGEGQVRN